Proteins encoded within one genomic window of Desulfomonilaceae bacterium:
- a CDS encoding YebC/PmpR family DNA-binding transcriptional regulator → MSGHNKWSTIKHKKGAADAKRGKIFSKIIKEISIAARMGGGDADGNPRLRTALNAARMANMPKENVDRAIKRGTGELEGVNYEEITYEGYGPGGVAVLAEALTDNKNRTVAEIRHIFDKYNGNLGETGCVNWIFEKKGMIVIPLTGLTEDEVMELALENGAQDVSVEEDTFEITTEPTDFEGVRKAVEDKGWKIEVAEITMIPQNTVKLEGKKAEQMLKMMDTLDDHEDLQKVYANFDISEEEMMKLSA, encoded by the coding sequence ATGTCAGGCCACAACAAATGGAGTACCATTAAACATAAGAAGGGCGCTGCTGACGCGAAAAGAGGCAAGATTTTCTCCAAAATCATTAAGGAAATTTCAATTGCCGCCCGAATGGGCGGCGGAGACGCTGATGGCAATCCGCGTTTGCGCACGGCTCTTAATGCCGCGCGCATGGCTAATATGCCTAAAGAAAATGTCGACAGGGCGATCAAAAGAGGTACAGGTGAACTAGAAGGCGTGAATTATGAGGAGATAACCTATGAGGGTTATGGTCCAGGCGGGGTAGCTGTCCTTGCCGAAGCCTTGACCGACAACAAGAATCGAACCGTCGCCGAGATTCGGCATATTTTTGACAAGTACAATGGGAACCTGGGGGAAACTGGTTGTGTAAACTGGATTTTCGAGAAAAAGGGCATGATTGTAATACCGTTGACAGGTCTTACTGAAGATGAGGTGATGGAACTGGCCCTGGAAAATGGGGCTCAAGATGTGAGCGTTGAAGAAGACACATTTGAGATCACTACCGAGCCCACTGATTTTGAAGGTGTACGTAAGGCAGTTGAGGACAAAGGATGGAAGATTGAAGTTGCCGAAATCACCATGATTCCCCAGAACACTGTGAAACTTGAAGGCAAAAAGGCCGAACAAATGCTCAAGATGATGGACACCCTAGATGATCACGAGGACCTGCAAAAAGTCTACGCCAATTTTGACATTTCCGAAGAAGAGATGATGAAGCTCTCCGCATGA
- a CDS encoding cytoplasmic protein has product MKKYLQQPHKNIGRGVPVKKQFEGLRATELYCPNCKASMPVRERLLLVLPEGDKYEYLCARCGSSLGERIAKEPPKPLLIV; this is encoded by the coding sequence ATGAAGAAATATTTGCAACAGCCTCACAAAAATATTGGCCGAGGCGTGCCCGTCAAGAAACAATTTGAGGGCCTTAGAGCTACGGAATTGTACTGCCCGAATTGCAAGGCGTCCATGCCGGTCCGGGAAAGGCTCCTGCTAGTTCTCCCCGAAGGGGATAAATATGAATATCTATGCGCTCGTTGCGGGTCGTCTCTTGGAGAAAGAATAGCTAAGGAACCGCCGAAGCCCTTACTGATAGTCTGA
- the ruvC gene encoding crossover junction endodeoxyribonuclease RuvC, which yields MLILGVDPGTVTTGYGIVRKRNPSPVFVAGGIIRPGASKPQPERLLVIHTALDKIISEFQPSVMVVESLFHSVNSQSLIKLGQVRGVILLLGASHGMDVFEYSPREIKRGITGYGQADKTQMIYMVRKILRIDDLKSPDQADALAMATFHAHSHIADKVAT from the coding sequence TTGTTAATACTTGGGGTTGACCCCGGAACAGTGACTACGGGATACGGGATAGTACGTAAACGAAACCCCAGTCCAGTTTTTGTAGCCGGTGGAATTATTCGTCCTGGGGCAAGCAAACCGCAGCCCGAAAGACTTTTGGTCATACATACGGCTCTGGACAAAATTATTAGCGAATTTCAGCCATCAGTGATGGTTGTCGAATCGTTGTTTCACTCTGTAAACAGCCAAAGCCTCATCAAGTTGGGACAGGTTCGAGGGGTCATTCTGTTGCTTGGCGCATCTCATGGAATGGATGTATTTGAATACAGCCCACGTGAAATCAAACGCGGAATCACAGGGTACGGCCAGGCCGACAAGACGCAGATGATATACATGGTAAGGAAAATATTGAGAATCGATGATCTCAAGTCTCCTGACCAGGCGGATGCTCTTGCTATGGCCACTTTTCACGCCCACTCTCATATTGCGGATAAGGTAGCAACATGA
- a CDS encoding sigma 54-interacting transcriptional regulator — translation MNRDEMVNFWRTIVETMMDGLMVVDADGMIVFVNRATEVMTGYTREELIGSLCTILNCDNCSASCKSPAGFSCDLFETKRVERRRCNIKRKDGTILPIMKNASALITSDGRMNGAVETLMDLSEIVERDQRIASLSSILKGRDSFQGIIGKCRAMQSVFDLITDAAWSDAPIIIYGESGTGKELVAAAIHNLGRRKHGPFVKVNCAALSESLLESELFGHVKGAYTGADKTRKGRFELAHKGDIFLDEIGDIPLSMQVKILRVLQEKEFERVGDSEPIRVDTRIISATHWDLPDRIGKNKFREDLFYRLNVIPIRLPPLRERMEDLALLVEHLLEENRLKTGKDIKDINQEAMGMLMRYHWPGNIREVINAFDYAFVVCRTNCIEAANLPETINGNARGQRESHLREAPGELELVMNALRRSRGKKTEAARLLGISRQALWKKMLKLRIKQDFSLDG, via the coding sequence ATGAATCGTGATGAGATGGTGAACTTCTGGAGAACCATTGTTGAAACCATGATGGACGGCCTGATGGTGGTCGACGCAGATGGGATGATCGTCTTCGTGAACCGGGCAACCGAAGTGATGACCGGTTACACAAGGGAGGAACTGATCGGCAGCCTTTGCACGATTCTCAACTGTGATAACTGCTCCGCTAGTTGCAAATCTCCCGCAGGTTTTTCGTGTGATCTGTTTGAAACGAAACGGGTAGAGAGGCGTAGATGCAACATCAAAAGAAAGGATGGAACCATCTTGCCGATAATGAAGAATGCTTCGGCGCTTATCACCAGTGACGGCAGGATGAACGGAGCTGTAGAGACACTCATGGATCTGAGTGAAATTGTTGAACGTGACCAGCGCATCGCCTCGCTCAGCTCTATTCTTAAGGGCAGGGACAGTTTCCAGGGTATTATTGGGAAATGCCGCGCAATGCAAAGCGTCTTTGACTTGATCACCGACGCGGCTTGGTCTGACGCCCCAATCATCATCTATGGAGAGAGCGGCACAGGCAAAGAACTCGTAGCTGCGGCTATCCATAATTTGGGGAGGCGAAAGCATGGACCATTTGTCAAAGTCAACTGCGCTGCCCTAAGCGAATCGCTTCTGGAGAGTGAGCTTTTCGGACATGTGAAGGGAGCGTACACCGGCGCCGACAAAACGAGAAAGGGCCGGTTTGAACTGGCCCATAAAGGGGATATTTTTCTTGATGAGATTGGCGACATTCCGCTTTCGATGCAGGTGAAGATTCTAAGAGTTCTTCAGGAAAAGGAATTCGAGCGAGTTGGAGACAGCGAGCCAATCAGAGTCGACACTCGGATAATTTCAGCGACTCACTGGGACTTACCTGACAGGATTGGAAAGAATAAGTTCAGAGAAGACCTGTTTTATCGTCTCAACGTCATTCCTATTCGGCTTCCTCCACTCAGGGAGCGGATGGAAGATCTGGCTTTGCTGGTCGAACATCTGCTTGAAGAAAACCGACTAAAAACAGGTAAGGATATTAAAGATATAAACCAGGAAGCAATGGGGATGCTCATGCGTTATCATTGGCCTGGGAATATTCGAGAGGTAATAAACGCCTTCGATTATGCCTTTGTAGTCTGCAGAACTAATTGCATCGAGGCAGCGAACCTGCCCGAGACCATAAACGGCAATGCGAGGGGGCAGCGTGAGTCACATTTACGAGAGGCTCCAGGAGAACTGGAATTAGTCATGAACGCATTAAGGCGGTCGAGAGGCAAGAAAACCGAGGCGGCCCGACTGCTGGGGATTAGTCGGCAAGCGCTCTGGAAAAAAATGCTTAAATTGAGGATCAAACAAGATTTCAGTTTGGACGGTTAA
- the mutL gene encoding DNA mismatch repair endonuclease MutL, whose translation MSDRIHVLDENVINRIAAGEVVERPASVVKELIENSIDALASFIQLDIEDGGKKLIRLKDNGHGMSHDDAFLALERHATSKLRCEKELVGIPTMGFRGEALASIASVSRIKLSTKDDIDELGISILSEGGTLSGYEPIAMNRGTMVEVRNIFFNTPVRRKYLKKASFESAQIHDLFMKVALANPSVGFKLTEDTKTKLQAQPTTSFKERVHTLFPSDVVENLVELDYELDGTRLSGYVSKPPYTRSSLRYVFSYVNSRPVKDRLVNASLIRAFSNLVEKGRYPFAIIMIQAPPDEVDVNVHPQKAEVRFLRPGSISNLIMSAVNDAIIGKVVDNQHSASRWGRPTAPMTGVYRYLAGDGPRTCSESTPIFNQRQNVANTDGEALREPEIDEPRPGLTGLTVIGRLPNSFLVLHNDHNLVVLDHHAAHERLIFNRLCSASTDNPVIERQDLLIPQVIELTSLEAESLRENMSILTIAGFVVEDFGSTSFLVRSIPSWLQGVDLDSLFRDFLDTALETGLRADPEKLRKDLFRGLACKAAIKESSPLSTPEIQDLIRQLENSSGPSDVCPHGRPISVSLSFEELRRRMGRK comes from the coding sequence ATGTCTGACAGAATTCATGTTCTTGATGAAAACGTTATAAACCGGATCGCCGCCGGTGAGGTTGTCGAACGGCCTGCATCAGTTGTCAAGGAGTTAATCGAGAATTCCATTGACGCCCTGGCTTCCTTCATTCAACTGGACATCGAGGATGGAGGAAAGAAGCTCATAAGGTTGAAAGACAATGGTCATGGAATGAGCCACGATGACGCATTCCTTGCGCTGGAGAGACATGCTACATCAAAGCTGCGATGCGAAAAAGAGTTGGTAGGTATTCCAACAATGGGATTTCGAGGTGAGGCTCTTGCGAGCATCGCTTCGGTCTCCCGCATCAAGTTGAGCACTAAGGACGACATTGATGAATTAGGGATATCTATACTGTCTGAAGGTGGGACGCTCAGCGGGTACGAACCGATTGCCATGAATAGGGGAACAATGGTTGAAGTTCGCAACATCTTTTTCAATACACCGGTTCGCCGAAAATATCTAAAAAAAGCCTCCTTTGAGTCCGCCCAAATTCATGATCTGTTCATGAAGGTCGCTCTTGCTAATCCATCGGTAGGATTCAAATTGACGGAAGACACCAAGACCAAACTCCAGGCTCAACCGACAACTTCATTCAAGGAACGCGTCCACACCCTATTTCCATCAGATGTTGTCGAGAATCTCGTCGAGTTGGATTATGAACTGGATGGTACACGGCTATCCGGATATGTTTCCAAGCCCCCTTACACCCGTTCGTCTCTCCGATATGTCTTCAGTTATGTCAACTCCAGGCCGGTCAAAGACAGACTTGTCAACGCGTCTTTGATCAGGGCATTTTCAAACCTTGTGGAAAAAGGTCGATATCCTTTTGCGATCATAATGATTCAAGCTCCTCCAGATGAAGTTGATGTGAATGTTCATCCTCAGAAGGCTGAGGTGCGCTTCCTAAGACCGGGGAGCATTTCAAATCTCATCATGAGCGCTGTCAATGACGCTATTATCGGTAAAGTCGTTGACAATCAACATTCCGCTAGTCGTTGGGGAAGACCAACGGCGCCAATGACCGGCGTATATAGATATTTGGCCGGTGACGGGCCACGTACATGTTCGGAATCCACACCCATTTTCAACCAGCGTCAGAATGTAGCTAATACAGATGGCGAAGCATTGCGAGAACCAGAGATCGATGAGCCGCGTCCAGGGCTAACGGGGTTGACTGTAATTGGCCGATTGCCGAATTCCTTTTTAGTCTTACATAATGATCACAACCTGGTAGTTCTGGATCACCATGCGGCCCATGAAAGACTCATATTTAATCGACTATGCAGTGCGTCCACAGACAATCCAGTGATCGAAAGACAGGATCTGCTCATTCCTCAGGTCATAGAACTGACTTCCCTCGAAGCCGAGAGCCTTAGAGAAAATATGAGCATTCTGACAATCGCCGGGTTTGTGGTCGAGGATTTCGGGTCAACTTCGTTCCTCGTTAGATCCATTCCATCATGGCTCCAGGGAGTAGACCTAGACTCCCTGTTCAGGGACTTCCTGGACACCGCGCTGGAAACCGGCCTCAGGGCCGATCCGGAAAAATTGAGAAAAGACCTGTTTAGAGGCCTGGCCTGCAAGGCTGCAATAAAGGAAAGCTCCCCGCTTTCCACTCCAGAAATTCAGGACCTAATCAGACAACTTGAAAATAGTTCCGGGCCCTCGGATGTCTGTCCCCACGGACGACCAATTTCCGTCAGCCTATCGTTTGAAGAATTGAGAAGACGGATGGGGCGAAAGTAA
- the ruvB gene encoding Holliday junction branch migration DNA helicase RuvB — protein sequence MEKKRIISGQQIRENEESDIDLRPRLLEEYIGQEKLKQNLSVFIEAASKRGESLDHILFHGPPGLGKTTLANIIANEMGSQIRTTSGPIVEKAGDLAAILTNLERGDVLFIDEIHRLSPSVEEILYPAMEDFRLDIIIGQGPSARTIKLELSPFTLVGATTRTGLLSNPLRDRFGIIFHLDFYSEDELKKIVKRSSRILRIEITEDGASEIAARSRATPRVANRLTKRVRDYAQVRGDGVIDLETARLALDMLEVDKFGLDTMDRRLLETIIFKFDGGPVGIDTLAAAIGEEGATLEDVYEPYLVKEGFLDRTLRGRMATRKSYEHFKLNV from the coding sequence ATGGAGAAAAAAAGAATTATCTCAGGACAACAAATTCGTGAAAATGAGGAATCGGATATAGATCTACGACCTAGACTACTCGAGGAATATATAGGTCAGGAGAAACTGAAACAGAACCTCTCGGTTTTCATTGAAGCCGCATCAAAGAGAGGAGAATCTCTGGATCATATCCTTTTTCACGGTCCTCCTGGTTTGGGTAAGACCACGCTGGCAAACATAATTGCCAATGAAATGGGATCCCAGATCAGAACGACATCTGGACCAATTGTTGAAAAAGCGGGAGACCTTGCGGCCATACTCACAAACCTGGAAAGGGGGGACGTATTATTCATTGATGAGATCCACAGGCTATCGCCTTCAGTCGAGGAAATTCTCTATCCGGCCATGGAGGATTTTAGGCTCGATATCATAATTGGGCAGGGGCCCAGCGCTAGAACCATAAAGCTTGAACTTTCTCCATTTACTCTTGTGGGAGCCACAACGCGGACTGGCCTATTATCCAACCCTCTTCGCGACCGCTTTGGAATTATCTTCCACTTGGATTTTTACTCCGAGGATGAACTCAAAAAGATTGTCAAGCGGTCCTCCAGGATTCTGAGAATAGAAATCACTGAAGATGGCGCTTCCGAGATCGCTGCCCGATCCCGAGCCACACCACGCGTTGCAAACAGGCTCACTAAAAGAGTCCGGGATTACGCGCAAGTCCGAGGGGACGGTGTAATAGATCTTGAGACGGCTCGACTGGCGCTTGACATGCTGGAAGTTGACAAATTTGGACTTGACACTATGGATAGAAGGTTGCTCGAAACTATAATCTTTAAATTTGACGGAGGTCCGGTAGGTATCGACACGCTTGCAGCGGCCATAGGAGAGGAAGGAGCGACTTTAGAAGACGTCTATGAGCCTTATCTCGTGAAAGAGGGCTTTTTGGATCGCACATTACGGGGAAGAATGGCCACCAGAAAGAGTTATGAGCATTTCAAATTAAATGTCTGA
- a CDS encoding L,D-transpeptidase, which translates to MRRSVTSFFTSLSIPLILSLSLILDSSSSALAASRVSDRILSFGIPTDSVESNNISAESSRYQWGDEKRLSPGSISLRPLGRERVRVASTGRGPNSVLRNDSGLVDPIDSLEEVGRRVGDPTGLYKNFQIEVEKAKYSVKLFGFGEDGRKVLLFSCKAGLGSSEFPTPRGAFYIARIFDDKPLWIPPKDRDWAYGQSPSHSVYGGHMMPFYSRLQAGPAPKSDDINSELDLVAPQMKMVDTGAYRIHGTDSPWSVGSAQSHGCVRLLNSSVAQLSDTLKMYVGTTTRGQTPNGLYISLAQPVRLILY; encoded by the coding sequence ATGCGTCGATCAGTAACCAGCTTTTTTACATCACTATCGATTCCCCTAATTTTATCATTATCGTTAATTCTCGATTCGAGTTCCAGTGCGTTAGCCGCATCAAGGGTCTCGGACAGGATACTGTCGTTTGGGATTCCGACTGACTCCGTAGAAAGTAACAATATTTCCGCCGAAAGTTCGCGTTATCAATGGGGAGATGAGAAACGACTCTCTCCGGGTTCTATATCTTTAAGGCCTCTTGGGAGAGAAAGGGTCAGAGTGGCGTCGACTGGACGTGGTCCAAATTCAGTTCTGAGAAACGATTCGGGTCTAGTAGATCCGATTGACAGTTTGGAAGAAGTTGGTAGGCGCGTGGGGGATCCCACCGGTCTGTACAAGAATTTTCAGATAGAAGTAGAAAAGGCCAAATACAGTGTGAAGCTTTTTGGATTTGGTGAGGATGGTCGAAAAGTTCTGCTTTTCTCATGTAAAGCGGGGCTTGGTTCATCTGAGTTTCCAACGCCAAGGGGAGCTTTTTACATTGCGCGAATTTTCGACGACAAGCCTCTTTGGATACCTCCTAAGGACAGGGACTGGGCTTACGGCCAATCTCCGAGCCATTCTGTGTACGGTGGGCACATGATGCCCTTCTATTCTAGACTTCAGGCCGGTCCCGCGCCCAAGAGCGATGACATTAATTCGGAACTGGATCTGGTAGCCCCACAAATGAAAATGGTGGATACAGGGGCTTATCGAATACATGGAACAGATTCTCCCTGGAGCGTGGGGTCGGCCCAATCACATGGTTGTGTAAGATTGCTCAATTCATCTGTAGCCCAGCTCTCGGACACGCTCAAAATGTACGTCGGCACTACCACAAGAGGCCAGACCCCCAATGGGCTATACATCAGCCTGGCGCAACCTGTTAGGCTAATTCTCTATTAA
- the ruvA gene encoding Holliday junction branch migration protein RuvA, with protein MIACLRGPLIFRGINRVIVDVNGVGYNVYVSLNTLESLPEKDEALLHVYTAFRENSLELYGFATEDEKSLFEMLLTVSGIGPKTSLTILSGVTPDGFKQAVFEKDLAKLSSIPGIGKKSAERIVVELKEKIKVAPVNSKTLLTSNQGTSLQEDLTSSLMNLGYRQKIASETAQEVLKRAESGISLEQAVKLAFKELIK; from the coding sequence ATGATTGCCTGTCTCAGAGGCCCATTGATTTTTAGAGGGATAAACAGGGTAATAGTCGATGTGAATGGAGTCGGCTACAATGTTTATGTTTCCCTGAACACCCTGGAATCGTTACCGGAAAAAGATGAGGCTCTACTGCACGTCTACACTGCTTTTAGAGAAAATTCTCTTGAGCTTTACGGCTTTGCGACTGAAGATGAAAAGTCTCTCTTTGAGATGCTGTTAACTGTTTCCGGTATTGGTCCCAAAACTTCGTTGACCATATTGTCCGGCGTTACTCCTGATGGATTTAAGCAGGCCGTTTTTGAGAAAGACCTGGCCAAACTAAGTTCTATTCCGGGTATTGGCAAAAAATCGGCTGAAAGGATAGTGGTAGAATTAAAAGAGAAGATAAAAGTCGCTCCTGTAAATTCCAAGACACTACTGACCAGCAATCAAGGGACTAGTCTCCAGGAGGATCTGACATCATCCCTAATGAATCTTGGCTACCGACAAAAGATCGCCTCTGAAACAGCGCAAGAAGTTCTTAAGAGGGCAGAATCCGGCATATCTTTGGAGCAAGCCGTCAAACTGGCCTTCAAAGAACTCATCAAATAA
- a CDS encoding radical SAM protein yields MSKSLAKGLIGEPDLRLANLSSLGESAYVSLSSDTAVKRLEQDYIYQIGCDELYEINAEALDFISKCDGSETVTDLSPDSDFLQFCSSEGILDFTRTPFKKSIAVGKAPSPSLRYLEWLVTYRCNLTCAHCYLVDENSEEFSPELIHPLLKEFSEMQGLRVLVSGGEPTLYKHFELLNEALPEYPFRVVLLTNGSNLNRAMVSRLNFHEIQISLDGMEEGHDAIRGKGAFRKATRGMELVREAEIDLSVATMVHRLNLDEWDSMKDLMESLGAREWNVDYPCSKGRWTRHAELSVPFDIVAEKMRYAFGGSYHGTSPGWTCGRHLTEVTPSGDVCRCGLFPEVRLGSVRTGLAEAWSRVNHIPIAETACSGCRHEDACGGGCRFRAESINGKDKVMCAFHKIGT; encoded by the coding sequence TTGTCAAAAAGCCTGGCAAAAGGCCTAATTGGTGAACCGGATCTCAGACTGGCGAACCTGTCTTCGTTGGGAGAGTCAGCCTATGTTTCTCTTTCCTCCGACACCGCCGTCAAAAGGCTGGAACAGGATTATATCTATCAAATAGGCTGTGACGAACTCTATGAGATAAACGCTGAAGCTCTGGATTTTATATCGAAATGTGATGGGTCCGAGACGGTTACAGATCTTTCTCCTGATAGTGACTTCCTTCAGTTTTGCTCTTCGGAAGGAATCCTGGATTTCACAAGAACCCCGTTTAAAAAATCTATTGCAGTGGGTAAAGCGCCATCACCCTCTCTTAGATATCTGGAATGGTTGGTCACTTACCGGTGCAATCTTACTTGCGCCCATTGTTATCTGGTAGATGAGAATTCTGAAGAATTCAGTCCGGAATTAATTCATCCATTATTGAAAGAGTTTTCTGAAATGCAGGGACTGAGGGTTCTCGTAAGCGGCGGCGAACCTACTTTGTACAAACATTTCGAACTCTTGAATGAGGCTTTACCCGAATATCCATTTCGGGTAGTTTTGTTGACCAATGGGTCCAACTTGAACCGGGCCATGGTCTCGCGGCTAAATTTTCATGAAATTCAGATCAGCCTGGATGGAATGGAAGAGGGACATGACGCGATTCGGGGAAAGGGGGCTTTTCGAAAGGCTACTCGAGGAATGGAATTAGTTAGGGAAGCGGAGATTGATTTATCTGTTGCCACGATGGTTCATCGGCTTAATCTGGATGAGTGGGACAGCATGAAGGATTTGATGGAGTCATTGGGCGCAAGAGAATGGAATGTGGACTACCCGTGCAGTAAAGGGCGTTGGACCCGACATGCTGAGTTGAGCGTTCCGTTTGACATAGTAGCGGAAAAGATGAGATACGCCTTCGGAGGTTCATATCATGGAACGTCGCCGGGATGGACCTGCGGACGCCATCTTACAGAAGTGACTCCATCAGGAGATGTGTGCAGATGCGGACTGTTTCCAGAGGTCCGGTTGGGTTCGGTCAGGACCGGCCTGGCGGAGGCATGGAGCCGGGTGAACCATATCCCTATAGCTGAGACGGCTTGTAGTGGATGCCGTCATGAGGATGCGTGCGGGGGCGGCTGCCGTTTCAGGGCAGAATCTATAAACGGTAAAGACAAGGTGATGTGCGCATTCCATAAAATTGGAACCTAA
- a CDS encoding YbhN family protein — MSKRRQLLTGLSVVLIFFIFISYYLSVHWDEFYSLWRISYQETILAGIFLFLGLLLNCYQINLFLQKFNVRLGLLELIFVTHGMMLGNLVIPMRGGSGGFAVYLKKAHRLNYHKFGVIYGGTAILVGLVSSVMGLGALGFIAIKFRIFEPSLTAILTALLLGCVYLTLFTPRLKKNGGGRTLNFLIRMNESWVGLTKDVTLLIKVTCALILITLLQTLSLYFIYLAIGRPLSFSATLITSCLGAVAYLVPITPGSLGVFDAVIIEAPRLLGLDTTAAIMGAVWLRILSFVICLALGLPGLFYFFKGIRSTEPDPGSEKG; from the coding sequence GTGTCAAAACGACGACAGTTGTTAACAGGACTGTCCGTCGTTTTAATTTTTTTTATTTTCATATCCTATTACCTGTCTGTTCACTGGGACGAGTTTTATTCTCTCTGGAGAATTTCTTATCAAGAGACGATTCTCGCCGGAATTTTCCTTTTCCTTGGGTTGCTTCTGAACTGCTATCAAATAAATCTCTTTCTTCAGAAATTCAATGTTCGTCTTGGTCTGCTTGAACTCATTTTTGTCACGCATGGGATGATGCTTGGGAACCTCGTGATTCCTATGCGCGGTGGATCAGGGGGGTTCGCTGTCTATCTAAAAAAAGCTCATCGACTGAATTACCATAAATTTGGAGTCATATACGGTGGAACTGCAATACTAGTAGGTCTGGTCAGCTCTGTGATGGGTCTGGGCGCTCTCGGTTTTATTGCTATTAAATTCAGAATATTTGAACCGAGTTTAACTGCAATCTTGACCGCTCTCCTCCTCGGATGCGTTTACTTGACACTATTTACCCCACGCTTAAAAAAAAATGGCGGCGGTAGAACTCTGAATTTCTTGATTCGTATGAATGAATCCTGGGTTGGTCTTACCAAGGATGTCACTTTATTGATAAAGGTGACTTGCGCTCTAATACTCATAACATTGTTGCAGACACTCTCGCTTTATTTTATTTACCTCGCCATAGGCAGACCTTTATCGTTTTCAGCTACTTTGATCACTTCTTGCTTAGGGGCTGTAGCCTATCTGGTTCCTATCACACCGGGATCGTTGGGAGTGTTTGACGCAGTGATTATAGAGGCGCCTCGGCTTCTCGGACTAGACACAACCGCTGCAATAATGGGAGCAGTCTGGTTGAGGATTTTATCTTTTGTGATTTGCCTGGCGCTTGGCCTACCGGGATTGTTCTATTTTTTTAAAGGAATCCGATCCACCGAACCTGACCCCGGAAGTGAGAAAGGCTGA
- a CDS encoding FAD-dependent oxidoreductase, translated as MKFVVIGGDAAGMSAASKAKRNRPDLEVIALEATDDVSYSACGMPYNIADSARSMDDLVVRKADVFRSKQGIDLRTSHNALKINRTDKTVVYETSNAQTGEIKYDKLLIATGARPIWPEIPGIDLDGVLVLKSLQDGRAIKGFLNKTSARRVVIIGMGYIGLEMAEAFHSRGMSITMVKPAPRFLAFMPEEMAEIVKHELSDKGIECLPGVGIKSVDVDGSGLRVGTTSGDIPTDLVLVSVGVTPNSELASDAGLKLGPKKSIAVDRKLMTSDPDIFSAGDCADAFHIITGKRVWIPLALRANRAGWAVADNVTGGNVELPGIMGTAVFKVLDLEVARTGLSFEEASSGGYDVVQEMTKSRSRAHSHPGNQTIFINLVADRKTGKLLGASMVGKEGVAHRINSVAVALHAGMTVQEFFQCDMAYAPPFSPVWDPLLTAANQILKRL; from the coding sequence ATGAAATTTGTGGTCATCGGAGGAGACGCCGCAGGAATGAGCGCAGCTTCGAAGGCAAAACGCAACCGTCCAGACCTCGAAGTAATAGCTCTTGAAGCCACTGACGATGTTTCCTATTCTGCCTGTGGAATGCCCTACAACATTGCGGATTCTGCTCGCTCGATGGATGATCTGGTTGTACGAAAAGCTGATGTTTTCAGGTCTAAACAAGGCATAGATTTGCGCACCTCACACAATGCTCTCAAGATCAATAGAACCGATAAAACAGTTGTTTATGAAACCAGTAATGCTCAGACTGGGGAGATAAAATATGACAAACTATTGATTGCTACCGGAGCAAGACCGATTTGGCCCGAAATTCCGGGTATAGACCTCGACGGTGTTTTAGTATTGAAGTCACTTCAAGATGGTAGAGCCATAAAAGGCTTCCTTAACAAGACATCGGCTCGAAGGGTCGTTATAATTGGTATGGGTTACATCGGACTTGAGATGGCTGAAGCATTTCATTCGAGAGGCATGTCTATCACAATGGTGAAACCCGCCCCAAGGTTTCTTGCTTTCATGCCGGAGGAAATGGCTGAGATTGTAAAACATGAACTCTCTGACAAAGGCATTGAGTGTCTTCCAGGCGTTGGAATTAAATCCGTTGATGTCGATGGATCCGGACTAAGAGTTGGAACCACTTCCGGGGACATACCAACCGATCTAGTGTTGGTGAGCGTAGGTGTTACACCTAATTCAGAATTGGCCTCTGACGCGGGTCTGAAACTTGGTCCAAAGAAATCTATAGCCGTTGATCGAAAACTGATGACGTCGGACCCCGACATTTTTTCAGCAGGTGACTGCGCAGACGCTTTCCACATAATTACCGGGAAAAGGGTTTGGATTCCGTTGGCTCTCAGGGCAAACCGAGCTGGTTGGGCTGTCGCTGATAATGTTACGGGGGGAAATGTTGAGCTACCCGGGATAATGGGTACCGCAGTATTTAAAGTGCTCGATCTGGAGGTGGCTAGAACTGGACTTAGTTTTGAGGAAGCTTCATCTGGAGGCTATGACGTGGTCCAAGAAATGACTAAGAGTCGTTCCCGAGCTCATTCTCACCCCGGGAATCAAACTATTTTCATCAACCTGGTGGCGGATCGTAAAACTGGCAAACTGCTGGGGGCTTCAATGGTCGGGAAAGAGGGAGTGGCTCATCGAATCAACTCTGTAGCGGTCGCGTTGCATGCGGGGATGACGGTTCAGGAATTCTTCCAATGTGATATGGCTTACGCTCCACCATTTTCGCCCGTCTGGGATCCTTTGCTTACAGCGGCAAATCAGATTTTGAAAAGGTTGTAA